One Nitrospirota bacterium DNA segment encodes these proteins:
- a CDS encoding glycosyltransferase family 2 protein, protein MDDAMIDLSIAIVSYNTKDLLLDCLRSLHAHTPGIRFDVIVVDNDSRDGTTSALRNTYPAITIIANQDNRGFAKAVNQAGAVSRGRHLLLLNSDTLVRDQALTTMVRYLDEHPDVGAVSGKQWTGEGHLNQTCFPFPSIRDHLFYSALFHRVAPSMQAAAASAQAVDCTISQDVDWANGACLMVRRSLFEQLGGLDESFFMYFEDADLCRRLHHEGYRVRHLAEAAIVHLIGRSSGRDRDFLQRVWEFSRIRYVEKHFSPVKRWLMKGWIAVGIGWRLARSLGCAPETRRLKIQSGVAVMRRLWSAPQPVEQVPAHSSAPHR, encoded by the coding sequence ATGGATGATGCGATGATCGATCTGTCGATTGCGATCGTGAGTTACAATACGAAGGATCTCCTTCTGGATTGTCTTCGTTCGCTCCATGCCCACACTCCTGGAATCAGGTTCGACGTGATCGTCGTCGATAACGATTCACGCGACGGCACGACATCGGCATTGAGAAACACCTATCCCGCCATCACGATCATTGCGAATCAGGATAATCGTGGATTTGCCAAGGCGGTGAATCAAGCGGGAGCGGTGAGTCGCGGGAGGCATCTGCTCCTGCTCAACAGCGATACGCTTGTCAGGGATCAAGCACTGACGACCATGGTCAGGTATCTGGACGAGCATCCTGATGTTGGGGCGGTCAGTGGTAAACAGTGGACAGGAGAGGGACATCTGAACCAAACCTGCTTCCCGTTTCCTTCTATTCGCGACCACCTGTTCTACTCGGCTCTGTTCCATCGAGTCGCCCCGTCTATGCAAGCGGCTGCCGCGTCGGCACAGGCGGTCGATTGTACAATATCTCAAGATGTCGATTGGGCGAATGGGGCCTGCTTGATGGTCCGGCGATCGTTGTTTGAACAATTGGGGGGATTGGACGAATCATTCTTTATGTATTTCGAAGACGCCGATCTGTGCAGGCGCCTGCACCATGAGGGATATCGTGTGCGGCATCTCGCTGAGGCGGCCATCGTTCATTTGATTGGACGGAGCAGCGGCCGAGATCGTGACTTCTTACAACGTGTGTGGGAGTTCAGCCGCATTCGATATGTCGAGAAGCATTTTTCTCCGGTTAAGCGCTGGCTCATGAAGGGGTGGATTGCAGTCGGCATCGGGTGGCGATTGGCGCGGTCGCTGGGTTGTGCGCCCGAGACGCGACGCCTGAAGATCCAGAGTGGTGTGGCGGTCATGCGCCGATTGTGGAGCGCACCGCAGCCGGTCGAGCAGGTGCCGGCCCATTCATCAGCACCGCACCGGTAG
- a CDS encoding oligosaccharide flippase family protein: MMTQGEMTITDSQMKQGLVAPVPLRLRHRILQAGGWAGAGFVLDKVIAAIQLMVVARLLSPADFGVMAASATIVLAFMMISELGVESALITKTEVDREDLAVAWTIAIARGVTMAACLWATADVIGQVMQMPQLASLLRVHAWLLVLQGLQSPAMALVAKSLNLRLRVTMDLVRRVIEAGAIIGLALWLRNVWALLLGQLLGMCVGSILSFWVAPFKPRLSLYGPAREYLWSYGKHLNVTTLCIFVVMSGGELIIGRMLGQDSLGLYQIALAIPLLLGVRATVLIHQISMPTYALLQRDRPGVIRVFELQMGLVGFIFIPLASAVAVFAPVIVPVAFGPQWLAIVDPLRVLCLYAVCAGYSSVMTALHYGANRPDLQMKSWIGQCLFYALSIVPLTMRFGLTGAAVALVASYLMGLLLQGIGTRDLIGTAVDAVYWSTGRACLIGGTLVGAILLMSGATSATPSSWVVVTACLSAGGLYSGYLWLIEVPRLKVLWEHH, encoded by the coding sequence ATGATGACACAGGGCGAGATGACGATCACGGACTCTCAGATGAAGCAGGGCCTGGTAGCGCCGGTTCCACTCCGTCTCCGCCATCGGATTCTCCAGGCCGGTGGATGGGCTGGGGCTGGATTTGTCTTGGATAAGGTGATCGCAGCGATTCAGCTCATGGTGGTGGCTCGACTCTTGAGTCCTGCCGATTTCGGCGTCATGGCGGCGTCCGCAACCATCGTCCTGGCCTTCATGATGATCAGCGAGCTGGGTGTTGAGTCGGCGTTGATTACCAAGACTGAGGTTGACCGTGAGGATTTGGCGGTCGCCTGGACCATCGCGATCGCGCGGGGAGTCACCATGGCTGCCTGCCTCTGGGCCACGGCCGATGTGATCGGTCAGGTCATGCAGATGCCTCAACTGGCGTCGCTGTTACGAGTCCATGCCTGGTTGCTCGTGCTGCAGGGATTGCAGAGTCCGGCGATGGCACTCGTGGCAAAAAGTCTCAACCTGCGCCTTCGTGTCACCATGGATCTCGTCAGACGTGTCATTGAAGCTGGCGCAATCATCGGACTCGCGTTGTGGCTCAGAAACGTCTGGGCGCTCTTGCTTGGGCAACTGCTGGGGATGTGCGTGGGCAGCATCCTGTCCTTCTGGGTGGCGCCGTTCAAGCCGCGCCTCTCGCTCTATGGTCCTGCACGGGAATACTTGTGGAGTTACGGCAAACATTTGAACGTCACAACGCTCTGTATCTTCGTGGTCATGAGCGGGGGTGAGCTGATCATCGGCCGTATGCTCGGTCAGGATTCGCTGGGCCTCTATCAGATCGCGTTAGCGATTCCACTGCTGTTGGGCGTACGGGCCACCGTGTTGATCCATCAGATCAGCATGCCCACCTATGCGTTGCTTCAACGGGATCGACCAGGAGTGATCCGTGTTTTCGAACTGCAAATGGGGCTGGTGGGATTCATATTTATTCCATTGGCCTCGGCAGTCGCGGTGTTCGCTCCGGTGATTGTGCCCGTAGCATTCGGTCCCCAGTGGCTTGCCATCGTCGACCCTCTGAGGGTGCTGTGCTTGTACGCGGTTTGTGCGGGGTACTCGAGCGTCATGACCGCCCTGCACTATGGGGCGAATCGGCCGGATCTTCAGATGAAGAGCTGGATCGGGCAATGTCTCTTTTATGCGTTGTCGATAGTGCCGCTCACCATGAGATTTGGTCTCACTGGCGCCGCTGTTGCGCTGGTCGCCAGTTACCTGATGGGACTCCTGTTACAAGGGATCGGGACGAGAGATCTGATCGGTACGGCAGTGGACGCCGTGTACTGGTCGACCGGGAGAGCCTGCCTCATTGGAGGGACCCTTGTCGGAGCGATCCTTCTGATGTCTGGGGCCACCTCAGCCACGCCATCCTCATGGGTAGTAGTTACTGCCTGTCTCAGCGCAGGCGGACTCTATAGCGGCTATCTCTGGCTGATCGAGGTTCCACGGTTGAAAGTGCTCTGGGAGCATCACTGA
- a CDS encoding glycosyltransferase family 4 protein, translating to MRILLFCDEDLSIAAGGARQVLEFAKALSLRGHTIKILGPQPAHGHRLAQEFSSLSFHPIRVWRVAGLRPFSFLVASWVVLRKELVTWRPEVLLWFDSPGQMAPLLALSGHRCASVLFVNGFPEEEVQGFWRFPLIRWVLRTALKAATHRVEAVVSICGEIVTQMQQSWGVHPERCFVIRNGVDGDRFHPQSHGAARQVLGLPASGPYIGFVGGFFPWHGLETLIEAVELVCDKVPTATFLLVGDGQTRPALEELVRQRGLTEIVRFVGRADWAQVPTWIAACDVCVVLHRHTRSYPGDSMKLWEYLACGRPVVTTAGPGYGETVEAIGCGLAAQPEDAEDLARQLLRLLEDPDARATMGDRGRMAVVQSHTWAARAQELEQVCVAAHAAAQRTA from the coding sequence ATGCGCATTCTTCTGTTCTGTGATGAAGACCTGAGTATTGCAGCAGGCGGAGCCAGGCAGGTTTTAGAATTTGCCAAGGCTCTTTCGTTACGCGGCCATACCATTAAAATTCTGGGCCCTCAGCCTGCTCACGGCCATCGACTTGCGCAGGAGTTTTCCTCGCTGTCGTTCCATCCTATTCGGGTCTGGCGGGTGGCCGGACTCAGGCCATTTTCATTTTTGGTCGCGTCATGGGTTGTGCTCCGGAAAGAACTGGTGACGTGGCGACCGGAGGTGTTGCTCTGGTTCGATTCGCCAGGGCAGATGGCTCCATTGCTCGCCTTGTCCGGCCATCGCTGTGCGAGCGTATTGTTCGTCAACGGATTCCCGGAGGAAGAAGTGCAAGGGTTCTGGCGGTTTCCGCTCATACGGTGGGTGCTTCGTACGGCATTGAAAGCTGCGACGCACCGTGTGGAGGCGGTGGTGAGTATCTGCGGCGAGATCGTCACACAGATGCAGCAGTCTTGGGGCGTCCATCCAGAGCGATGTTTCGTCATTCGTAACGGGGTCGATGGGGATCGGTTCCACCCTCAATCGCATGGAGCGGCGAGACAGGTCCTCGGCCTTCCTGCCTCAGGCCCCTATATCGGATTTGTCGGAGGATTCTTTCCGTGGCACGGGTTGGAGACGTTGATTGAAGCAGTGGAGCTGGTCTGTGACAAGGTGCCCACTGCCACGTTCTTGCTGGTGGGAGACGGCCAGACAAGGCCTGCGCTCGAAGAACTGGTTCGGCAACGGGGATTGACGGAGATTGTCCGTTTTGTCGGTCGGGCCGACTGGGCCCAGGTGCCGACATGGATTGCGGCCTGCGATGTCTGTGTCGTCTTGCATCGTCACACACGATCCTATCCCGGCGATTCCATGAAACTATGGGAATATCTTGCTTGTGGGCGGCCTGTTGTGACGACAGCCGGCCCCGGGTACGGAGAGACGGTGGAGGCGATCGGTTGTGGGCTCGCAGCACAGCCTGAGGATGCAGAGGATTTGGCTCGACAGTTGCTCCGCTTGCTTGAAGACCCGGATGCGCGGGCAACAATGGGGGACCGTGGACGGATGGCAGTGGTGCAGTCCCATACCTGGGCAGCGCGTGCACAAGAGTTGGAGCAGGTCTGTGTCGCGGCTCATGCCGCAGCGCAGCGGACAGCATGA
- a CDS encoding glycosyltransferase family 4 protein translates to MRWFIFCYWYEPDAPSDPVGLVRIWTLARQLVEQGDRVTVLPPRYRSSLLQRGFSTAPIPLLSWPVLRPLSYAVLSCLVGLVQACKSKPDIVYYRWMDSPHPLLFARLVGAQCVCEVNGEPVPDWSGADRGLKQRLKHWLASWALRRCDRVVVLTDGLRELVIHRYRVAVERVAVVPSGTDTDLFAPQDATTCRHRLGLDPEREYIGFVGSFYRYQGLQCLLEAMAIVRRTRPSVHLLLVGDGEAAPELKQQADHLALTSCITWAGRIPYREVPTWIGAMTLCLAPFRGDRGETSPVKVFDYLACGRPVIASAIPSVSATFSVEAGVTLVPPDDPVSLAEAVVALLDDGERQSDMAMQGRRFIEQDYSWTHLTTRLKEWLAARQVPIQHAHSSVL, encoded by the coding sequence ATGAGATGGTTCATCTTCTGTTACTGGTATGAGCCGGATGCGCCATCCGATCCCGTCGGGCTCGTCAGGATCTGGACGTTGGCGCGCCAGCTCGTCGAGCAAGGCGACCGCGTGACGGTGCTCCCCCCGCGATACCGGTCCTCGTTGCTGCAACGTGGTTTTTCGACCGCGCCGATCCCCCTTCTTTCTTGGCCGGTCCTGCGACCGCTGTCCTATGCAGTGCTGTCCTGCCTCGTCGGACTTGTCCAAGCCTGCAAGTCGAAACCCGACATCGTCTATTACCGATGGATGGACAGCCCTCATCCGTTACTGTTTGCGAGACTCGTCGGCGCGCAATGTGTCTGTGAAGTGAATGGGGAGCCGGTGCCCGATTGGTCGGGGGCCGACCGCGGGCTCAAGCAGAGGCTCAAACATTGGCTGGCGTCGTGGGCACTCAGGCGCTGCGATCGGGTCGTGGTCTTGACCGATGGGTTGCGGGAGCTCGTTATTCACCGTTATCGGGTTGCTGTTGAACGAGTGGCCGTCGTACCGAGCGGGACGGATACCGACCTATTTGCTCCTCAGGATGCCACGACATGTCGGCATCGACTTGGGTTAGACCCCGAGAGGGAGTACATCGGCTTTGTCGGGAGCTTTTATCGCTATCAAGGGCTGCAGTGTTTATTGGAGGCGATGGCTATCGTCAGGCGGACGAGACCCTCTGTGCATCTCTTGTTAGTCGGTGATGGAGAAGCCGCGCCGGAGTTGAAGCAGCAAGCAGACCACTTGGCACTGACTTCGTGCATTACCTGGGCCGGCAGGATACCCTATCGGGAGGTTCCGACCTGGATCGGTGCGATGACGCTCTGTCTGGCTCCATTCCGAGGAGATAGGGGGGAAACATCTCCGGTCAAAGTGTTCGATTACCTGGCCTGCGGAAGGCCCGTGATTGCCAGCGCGATTCCCTCAGTCTCTGCCACATTTTCTGTTGAGGCCGGAGTCACATTGGTTCCGCCTGACGATCCAGTTTCATTGGCTGAAGCGGTGGTGGCATTACTGGACGATGGGGAACGGCAATCTGATATGGCCATGCAGGGCCGTCGTTTCATTGAGCAGGATTATAGTTGGACGCATCTCACGACTCGTTTGAAAGAATGGCTTGCCGCCAGGCAGGTCCCGATACAACATGCGCATTCTTCTGTTCTGTGA
- a CDS encoding O-antigen ligase family protein, with product MHASLVKPQDAVIVSVLAAVLAFGLTLTTPMVGIQVVFGFLIVLIAFTSVPAALFLLIFSMLLSPEISIGQVAGRGVGARDLSLRVDDLLLVIIGFSWLVKTIIYRDLALIRETPLNRPIAYYMLACVLATLLGVIAGRVRPLTGFFFILKYFEYFFVFFMVVNHVSTKRQVVSLVTALLATCFVISVYAILQISSGQRASAPFEGESGEPNTLGGYLVFIMAIVMGLFLHLKSNPIRVLLVLLMGFISLALMATLSRSSYLAAGVLMLAVAATQWRRPGVLALMLLLAVALPFVVPDNVKNRVNETFFGRQYGGEIKVGHVGLDLSTTERLRSWQYVLKDWLHSPLLGRGVTGYAWADAQYVKILGETGLAGMVAFIFLIVRLWRRARETFLSEQDPFCKGLAHGLLLGMVAMLAHGVGANTFIIIRIMEPFWLCAGLVMILPRLTSEQTDGTFQRAQA from the coding sequence ATGCATGCGTCATTGGTGAAACCGCAAGATGCCGTCATCGTTTCGGTGTTGGCCGCCGTACTCGCGTTCGGCCTCACGCTGACGACTCCCATGGTCGGCATCCAGGTCGTCTTCGGCTTTCTCATCGTCTTGATCGCGTTCACTTCGGTTCCCGCCGCGCTCTTCCTGCTCATCTTCTCCATGTTGCTCTCTCCTGAAATATCGATCGGGCAGGTGGCCGGGAGAGGCGTCGGGGCGCGTGACCTCTCATTGCGTGTGGACGACCTCTTGCTGGTGATTATCGGATTCAGTTGGTTGGTCAAAACGATTATCTACCGCGATCTGGCTCTCATTCGCGAGACGCCACTCAACCGTCCGATCGCCTACTACATGCTGGCTTGCGTACTTGCCACGTTGCTGGGTGTCATCGCCGGCCGGGTCCGTCCACTGACGGGATTCTTCTTCATCCTGAAATACTTTGAATATTTCTTCGTCTTCTTTATGGTGGTCAACCATGTGTCGACCAAACGGCAGGTCGTCAGTTTGGTCACCGCGTTGCTTGCCACCTGCTTCGTGATCAGTGTCTATGCGATTCTTCAAATTTCGAGCGGACAACGGGCGAGTGCGCCGTTTGAAGGGGAGAGCGGAGAGCCCAATACCCTCGGCGGGTATCTGGTCTTCATCATGGCCATCGTCATGGGCCTGTTTCTCCACTTGAAGTCCAATCCGATTCGGGTGTTACTCGTGTTGCTGATGGGGTTCATCAGTCTCGCGCTGATGGCCACGTTGTCTCGTTCATCGTACCTGGCTGCGGGAGTCTTGATGCTGGCTGTCGCTGCGACGCAATGGCGGAGACCCGGTGTGCTCGCGCTGATGCTCCTGCTCGCCGTGGCCCTCCCGTTTGTTGTGCCGGACAACGTGAAAAACCGCGTCAACGAGACGTTTTTCGGGCGGCAGTACGGCGGTGAAATCAAAGTCGGGCATGTCGGGTTGGACCTGTCCACGACTGAGCGGCTGCGCTCCTGGCAATATGTGCTGAAGGATTGGCTGCATAGCCCTCTGCTCGGGCGAGGGGTCACCGGCTATGCCTGGGCGGACGCGCAATATGTCAAAATTCTCGGCGAAACGGGTCTCGCCGGTATGGTCGCGTTCATCTTCCTGATCGTCCGCTTGTGGCGCCGCGCGCGGGAGACCTTCCTGTCCGAACAGGATCCCTTCTGTAAAGGATTGGCCCATGGGTTGCTGCTCGGCATGGTGGCGATGCTGGCGCATGGCGTGGGAGCCAATACCTTCATCATCATTCGTATCATGGAACCATTCTGGCTCTGTGCGGGACTCGTCATGATCTTGCCACGGCTGACATCGGAGCAAACAGACGGTACCTTTCAGCGAGCGCAGGCATGA
- a CDS encoding polysaccharide biosynthesis tyrosine autokinase has protein sequence MAQYELNVIDYWLIVKKRKYLILLAAGLVVLFTFLFSEMFKPSPLYEASARVKFDRTSTVAQQLIETMSFSNANDLNSQTEFIRGFPVMERVAMELGLVPASVTAEEKRSAVYLNMVYNLGQEIKTQREGDTNIIRITATSDRPEMAEKTANSVATAYRMENIMTRNRLVMESRRFVEEQLAGLEKQLNNAEDALRAFREREGQVFLTDEARAALETFTKLEEQHNEVMRKRAEGERQISVLNRTDAVIGNQTGRIFTEEQNALLTILNQRLLDLIQERNTLLINYTTDHPQVREQQQKIDNVRGEMVLELRAKLKTMQDREATLLDQRDRYRGRYLQFPRAAIQMSRLEREVKVNADLLATLKAKHQELQIKSAEQIEEVTIVAPAIMPGGPINAPNTQLNLMVGSLMGIFLGIVVAFARESFDTSIGTIEGIEEFLKVPVLGVIPQFDAKEMEEAARAGLPARATASTVENFSKLICLIDPKSVLSESLRSLRTNIQFASMDRKVKSILFTSAGIGEGKSTCVTNLAITLAQEGQRVLLVDADLRRPIVHQRLGLERVPGLADALVGSTSWRHHVRSATDLMLGPMGVDRVMSTPGLDNLHILTSGSEVGNPNEFLNMNKIKTLVNEMNEEYDLVLFDSPPILPVTDAVAFSSRVDGTILVYQVGRIGRNALKRAKFLLDHAQANVMGIVLTNVKSEVTPDYGVYRYEYR, from the coding sequence ATGGCCCAATACGAACTCAACGTCATCGATTACTGGCTGATCGTCAAGAAGCGGAAGTATCTCATCCTGCTGGCGGCCGGTCTGGTCGTATTGTTCACATTCTTATTCTCGGAAATGTTCAAGCCGAGCCCGCTTTATGAAGCATCGGCGCGGGTGAAGTTCGACCGAACGAGTACCGTCGCGCAACAACTAATCGAGACCATGTCGTTCTCCAACGCCAACGATCTCAACTCACAGACGGAGTTTATCCGTGGGTTCCCGGTCATGGAGCGCGTGGCGATGGAATTAGGGCTGGTGCCAGCCAGCGTGACGGCGGAAGAGAAGCGGTCGGCGGTGTACCTGAACATGGTCTATAACCTTGGGCAGGAGATTAAGACGCAGCGGGAGGGTGATACGAACATCATTCGTATCACCGCGACCTCTGATCGTCCGGAGATGGCGGAGAAGACGGCTAATTCCGTGGCGACTGCTTATCGGATGGAAAACATCATGACCCGAAATCGGCTCGTGATGGAATCGAGGCGATTTGTCGAGGAACAGCTGGCCGGGCTTGAGAAGCAGTTGAATAATGCAGAAGACGCGCTTCGGGCTTTTCGAGAACGCGAGGGCCAGGTCTTTCTGACCGATGAGGCACGCGCTGCGCTGGAGACCTTCACCAAGCTGGAAGAACAGCACAATGAGGTCATGCGAAAGCGGGCGGAAGGCGAGCGGCAGATCTCGGTGCTCAATCGAACCGATGCGGTGATTGGCAATCAAACCGGCCGGATCTTCACGGAGGAGCAGAATGCGCTGCTCACGATCCTGAATCAACGACTCCTCGACCTTATTCAGGAACGCAACACCCTTCTGATCAACTACACGACTGATCATCCGCAAGTTCGCGAACAGCAGCAGAAGATCGACAACGTCAGGGGCGAGATGGTCCTCGAACTTCGAGCCAAGCTCAAGACCATGCAGGATCGTGAGGCGACACTTCTGGATCAGCGGGATCGTTACCGAGGCCGGTATTTGCAGTTCCCTCGCGCGGCGATTCAAATGAGCCGGCTCGAGCGTGAGGTGAAAGTCAACGCCGACCTGTTGGCGACGCTCAAGGCCAAGCATCAAGAGCTGCAGATCAAGAGTGCGGAACAGATCGAGGAGGTCACGATCGTGGCGCCGGCGATCATGCCAGGCGGACCGATCAATGCACCCAATACGCAGCTGAACCTCATGGTGGGCTCGCTGATGGGAATCTTTCTCGGGATCGTGGTCGCGTTCGCACGCGAATCGTTCGATACCTCGATCGGGACGATCGAAGGCATTGAGGAGTTTCTCAAGGTGCCGGTCCTGGGCGTCATCCCGCAGTTCGACGCGAAGGAAATGGAGGAAGCCGCACGTGCGGGGCTTCCAGCCCGTGCCACTGCATCGACCGTTGAGAACTTCTCGAAACTCATTTGTCTGATCGACCCGAAATCCGTGCTGTCGGAGAGTCTGCGGTCGTTGCGGACGAATATTCAGTTCGCCAGTATGGATCGAAAGGTCAAATCCATCCTCTTTACCAGTGCCGGCATTGGAGAAGGCAAGAGCACCTGCGTCACCAACCTGGCGATTACGCTCGCCCAGGAGGGGCAGCGAGTCCTACTTGTCGACGCAGACCTTCGGCGGCCGATTGTGCACCAGCGGCTTGGCCTCGAACGGGTTCCTGGTTTGGCGGATGCCCTGGTCGGCAGTACGTCCTGGCGTCACCATGTCCGATCCGCCACGGATCTCATGCTCGGCCCGATGGGAGTCGATCGTGTGATGAGTACGCCGGGATTGGATAATCTACACATCCTCACCAGCGGGTCTGAGGTCGGCAATCCCAACGAGTTCCTTAACATGAACAAGATCAAAACACTCGTGAATGAGATGAATGAGGAATACGATCTCGTGCTCTTCGATTCGCCTCCCATTCTTCCGGTCACCGATGCGGTCGCGTTCAGCTCGCGCGTCGATGGGACAATTCTGGTCTACCAAGTCGGGCGCATCGGTCGGAACGCCCTCAAGCGGGCCAAGTTCCTCCTGGACCATGCGCAGGCCAATGTGATGGGCATCGTCTTGACGAACGTGAAGTCCGAAGTCACGCCGGACTATGGCGTGTACCGCTACGAATATCGCTGA
- a CDS encoding HD-GYP domain-containing protein, translating into MTRLTDLLREQSSQNALGPDAKNPIHSVAPTGLPVSLSTPASSVPEINWYQRACQELQGIKRAVQARQPWSVDEMARIASGIVAAIGAHDKLIQTVLQHEAGDYLIKNAVNVAIVSVKIAEALRYEPAKLERVALAGLLHDIGMFALPDSLLYKTGTLTAEERKQMKEHPQHGAHVFKEAGDVYPWVGTVILQEHERWDGSGYPRQLSGKQIDEVALIIGLADVFDALMSVRPNRSGGSPHRAIRTLLAECKTVFPHHLLKALIDQLSIYPLGTAVRLNTGETGVVFQLNRQYPLRPILQISQQALSGQSPLSKTVDLRADTSLHIVEVMPIGALSVDPR; encoded by the coding sequence GTGACAAGGTTAACCGATCTTCTACGAGAGCAGTCAAGTCAGAACGCCCTTGGTCCTGATGCGAAAAATCCCATTCATTCGGTTGCGCCGACCGGCCTTCCTGTTTCACTCTCCACACCGGCATCGTCTGTTCCAGAGATCAATTGGTATCAGCGGGCATGCCAGGAACTCCAGGGAATCAAACGAGCGGTCCAGGCGAGACAACCCTGGTCAGTTGATGAAATGGCCAGAATCGCATCCGGTATCGTGGCGGCTATCGGCGCTCATGACAAGCTGATCCAGACTGTTCTACAGCACGAGGCCGGCGATTATCTCATCAAAAATGCCGTAAACGTTGCAATTGTGAGTGTGAAGATTGCGGAGGCCCTTCGGTATGAGCCAGCAAAGCTCGAACGGGTTGCTTTGGCCGGATTGCTGCACGACATCGGTATGTTCGCCCTACCAGACTCGTTGCTGTACAAGACTGGGACGTTGACAGCGGAAGAACGCAAACAGATGAAGGAGCATCCACAGCATGGGGCTCATGTGTTCAAGGAAGCCGGAGACGTCTATCCTTGGGTGGGAACGGTCATCCTTCAAGAGCATGAGCGATGGGACGGCAGCGGTTATCCCAGACAATTATCGGGGAAACAGATCGACGAAGTCGCGCTGATCATCGGGCTGGCAGACGTGTTCGATGCGTTAATGAGCGTGCGGCCCAATCGAAGTGGGGGGTCCCCCCACCGGGCGATTCGTACATTGCTCGCCGAATGCAAAACGGTGTTTCCGCATCATCTCCTGAAGGCGTTGATCGATCAACTCTCGATCTACCCCTTAGGCACGGCCGTTCGCTTGAATACCGGGGAAACCGGAGTCGTGTTTCAACTGAACCGCCAGTATCCGTTGCGTCCGATTTTACAGATTTCGCAACAGGCTCTCTCTGGTCAATCACCGTTATCAAAGACCGTGGACTTGCGGGCCGATACATCTCTGCATATTGTGGAAGTGATGCCTATCGGTGCGTTATCGGTTGATCCGCGATAA